One Neovison vison isolate M4711 chromosome 2, ASM_NN_V1, whole genome shotgun sequence genomic window carries:
- the HTR1D gene encoding 5-hydroxytryptamine receptor 1D encodes MSPPNQSLEGLLQEASNRSLNATETPEAWGPGTLRALKISLALLLSIITVATALSNAFVLTTIFLTRKLHTPANYLIGSLAMTDLLVSILVMPISIAYTTTRTWSFGQILCDIWLSSDITCCTASILHLCVIALDRYWAITDALEYSKRRTAGRAAAMIATVWVISICISIPPLFWRQAKAHEEMSDCLVNTSQISYTIYSTCGAFYIPSVLLIILYGRIYVAARNRILNPPSLYGKRFTTAQLITGSAGSSLCSLSPSLHEGHTHTAGSALFFNHVKIKLADSVLERKRISAARERKATKTLGIILGAFIICWLPFFVASLVLPICRDSCWLHPAVFDFFTWLGYLNSLINPIIYTVFNEEFRQAFQKVVHFRKT; translated from the coding sequence ATGTCCCCGCCAAACCAGTCCCTGGAAGGCCTTCTCCAGGAGGCCTCCAATAGATCCCTGAATGCTACGGAAACCCCAGAGGCTTGGGGTCCAGGGACACTCCGGGCCCTCAAGATCTCCCTTGCTTTGCTCCTTTCCATCATTACAGTGGCCACAGCCCTCTCCAATGCCTTTGTTCTCACCACCATCTTCCTCACCAGGAAGCTCCATACTCCAGCCAACTATCTCATCGGCTCCCTGGCCATGACTGACCTCTTAGTCTCCATCTTGGTCATGCCCATCAGCATCGCCTACACCACCACTCGCACCTGGAGTTTTGGCCAAATCCTGTGTGACATCTGGCTGTCTTCCGACATCACGTGCTGCACGGCCTCCATCCTGCATCTCTGTGTCATTGCTCTGGACAGGTACTGGGCCATCACGGATGCCCTGGAGTACAGTAAACGCCGCACAGCCGGCCGGGCGGCCGCCATGATCGCCACCGTCTGGGTCATCTCCATCTGCATCTCCATCCCGCCACTCTTCTGGCGGCAGGCCAAAGCTCACGAAGAGATGTCGGACTGCCTGGTGAACACGTCTCAGATCTCCTACACCATCTACTCCACCTGCGGGGCCTTCTACATCCCGTCTGTGCTGCTCATCATCCTCTACGGCCGCATCTACGTGGCCGCCCGGAACCGCATCCTGAACCCGCCTTCGCTCTACGGGAAGCGCTTCACCACCGCCCAACTCATCACCGGCTCTGCGGGGTCCTCGCTCTGCTCCCTCAGCCCCAGCCTCCACGAGGGGCACACCCACACAGCCGGCTCCGCTCTCTTCTTCAACCACGTGAAAATCAAGCTGGCCGATAGTGTCCTGGAGCGCAAGAGGATCTCTGCGGCTCGAGAAAGGAAAGCCACGAAGACGCTGGGGATCATCCTGGGGGCCTTTATCATCTGCTGGCTACCCTTCTTTGTCGCATCTCTGGTCCTCCCCATCTGCCGGGACTCCTGCTGGCTCCACCCCGCCGTCTTTGACTTCTTCACCTGGCTTGGCTATCTCAACTCCCTCATTAATCCCATAATATACACTGTCTTTAACGAGGAGTTTCGGCAAGCCTTTCAGAAAGTTGTCCATTTCCGGAAGACCTAG